One Actinomycetota bacterium genomic region harbors:
- a CDS encoding LL-diaminopimelate aminotransferase, whose translation MIFNESERLSSIPPYLFAEIDEIIKKKKEDGFDVISLGIGDPDIKTPDIVVEELKKQADNPENHRYPSSYGLKALKKAASDFYKKRFNVEIDPEREVISLWGSKEGIANIAYTFINPGDIVLAPDPSYPVYKIGTMFAGGSTVTVPLREENNYLIDFNEIDLNIAKKAKIIHANYPNNPTSAGCGIDFFEKLSSFAMENNIIVCHDNAYGDIYSEQSAKPVSFLNARNSKETGIEFYSLSKSFNMTGWRISIAVGNPSVISSLGKYKSNVDSGVFNAIQLAAAKALENYDELTMENNKIYNRRRSKVWGLLDKIGLSYFKSGNTIYVWTKVPEGYTSSSFAKLLLDKASVVVTPGSAYGLYGEGFFRISLTISDERLEEAIDRISNVF comes from the coding sequence ATGATTTTTAACGAATCTGAAAGACTGAGCTCTATACCGCCTTATCTTTTTGCGGAAATAGATGAAATAATCAAAAAGAAAAAAGAAGACGGTTTTGATGTTATAAGTCTTGGAATCGGTGATCCCGACATTAAAACTCCTGATATTGTTGTGGAGGAGTTAAAAAAACAGGCCGATAATCCGGAAAATCACAGATATCCTTCCAGCTATGGCCTTAAAGCGCTAAAGAAAGCTGCATCAGATTTTTATAAAAAAAGATTCAATGTTGAAATAGATCCCGAAAGGGAAGTGATATCTTTATGGGGTTCAAAAGAAGGAATCGCAAATATTGCATATACTTTTATTAATCCGGGAGACATAGTGCTTGCTCCTGATCCCTCTTATCCGGTTTATAAAATAGGAACCATGTTTGCAGGCGGGAGTACTGTAACCGTTCCCCTGAGAGAAGAGAACAACTATCTTATTGATTTTAATGAAATTGACTTAAATATTGCAAAAAAGGCAAAAATAATACATGCCAATTATCCCAATAATCCTACAAGCGCAGGTTGCGGCATTGATTTCTTCGAAAAGCTTTCAAGCTTTGCTATGGAAAACAATATTATCGTATGTCATGACAATGCTTATGGAGACATTTATTCTGAACAAAGCGCCAAACCGGTCAGTTTTTTAAATGCAAGAAACTCAAAGGAAACAGGCATAGAATTTTACTCTCTTTCCAAATCTTTTAATATGACAGGATGGAGAATAAGTATTGCTGTTGGAAATCCTTCAGTAATCAGCAGCCTTGGAAAATACAAATCCAATGTGGACAGCGGAGTTTTTAATGCAATTCAGCTTGCTGCAGCAAAAGCTCTGGAGAATTATGATGAACTTACTATGGAAAACAATAAGATTTACAACAGAAGACGATCAAAAGTCTGGGGTCTTCTTGATAAAATCGGACTGTCTTATTTTAAATCCGGCAATACTATTTATGTGTGGACAAAAGTGCCTGAAGGATATACATCATCATCTTTTGCAAAACTGCTCCTTGACAAAGCCTCTGTAGTGGTAACACCGGGAAGCGCATACGGCTTGTATGGGGAGGGATTTTTCAGGATTTCACTGACTATTTCAGATGAGAGGCTTGAAGAAGCAATCGACAGGATAAGCAATGTCTTTTGA
- the hflX gene encoding GTPase HflX, whose product MSFETTKNKKEKSLLVFIKIKSTELSENISDSSYAKDRIEELKNLAFSAGADVYEVITHLQQKINSRYYISTGKLEELEEVIKAEELDLVIFDDELSPTQQGNLQDKLKVKVIDRTALILDIFAQRAMSREGKLQVELAQLNYLLPRLRGKGVILSKLGGGIGTRGPGETKLEVDRRKIREKIRLLEKRIKEISVQRSTRRKLREKSGIFKIALVGYTNSGKSTLLNALTESNVLEKDMLFSTLDSTTRKLRLSEFIEASISDTVGFIEKLPHQLIAAFRSTLEEVIKADLLLAVVDISNPNYERHIISIKKVLDELQIKDKEIFVVFNKTDITGNELLISDAKIKYRNSVFISAKNKTGFEELRDAILRIISFNDITFSVEIPYDETGFESLLHENCMILDKKYDSDTIKIQSRCNYRIFNKLVSQASKEYRNVIIMRANGIKAEC is encoded by the coding sequence ATGTCTTTTGAGACTACAAAGAATAAAAAAGAAAAATCTTTACTTGTTTTTATAAAAATAAAATCAACAGAGCTGTCTGAAAATATTTCAGACAGCTCTTATGCAAAAGACCGCATAGAAGAATTAAAGAATCTTGCTTTTAGCGCCGGTGCAGACGTATATGAAGTAATAACGCATTTGCAGCAGAAAATCAATTCAAGATATTATATAAGTACCGGAAAACTGGAAGAGCTGGAAGAAGTCATAAAGGCGGAAGAACTGGACCTGGTAATATTTGACGATGAACTTAGTCCAACTCAGCAGGGTAATCTGCAGGATAAGCTTAAGGTAAAAGTAATAGACAGAACAGCGCTTATTCTGGATATATTTGCTCAGAGAGCGATGAGCAGGGAGGGGAAACTGCAGGTAGAACTTGCTCAGCTCAACTATCTTTTGCCACGGCTGAGAGGTAAGGGTGTCATTCTCTCCAAGCTTGGAGGAGGCATTGGAACAAGAGGTCCCGGAGAAACCAAGCTCGAGGTAGACAGGAGAAAAATAAGAGAGAAGATAAGGCTTCTGGAAAAAAGAATAAAAGAAATTTCTGTTCAGAGATCGACCCGGAGAAAATTAAGGGAAAAATCAGGAATTTTTAAAATTGCACTCGTAGGCTATACAAATAGCGGTAAATCAACTCTGCTGAACGCTCTTACTGAATCAAATGTGCTGGAAAAGGATATGCTTTTTTCTACTCTTGATTCGACTACAAGAAAATTAAGATTATCTGAATTTATAGAAGCTTCAATTTCCGATACTGTAGGTTTTATAGAAAAGCTGCCTCATCAGCTTATTGCCGCTTTCAGGTCTACCCTGGAAGAAGTAATAAAAGCAGATTTATTGCTGGCAGTTGTGGATATAAGTAATCCTAATTATGAAAGACATATTATAAGCATAAAGAAAGTTCTTGATGAATTACAGATAAAGGATAAAGAGATATTTGTAGTATTTAACAAAACAGATATCACGGGCAATGAATTGCTGATAAGCGATGCAAAAATAAAATACAGGAATTCAGTGTTCATATCTGCAAAAAATAAAACCGGCTTTGAAGAGCTGCGTGACGCTATTCTGCGCATAATCTCTTTTAACGACATAACATTCAGCGTCGAAATACCATATGATGAAACCGGTTTTGAATCCTTATTACATGAAAACTGCATGATTCTGGATAAAAAGTATGATAGTGATACTATAAAAATACAATCAAGATGCAACTACCGGATTTTTAATAAACTTGTTTCACAGGCATCAAAAGAATACAGGAATGTTATTATAATGAGAGCTAACGGGATTAAGGCAGAATGCTAA